A stretch of Mauremys reevesii isolate NIE-2019 linkage group 25, ASM1616193v1, whole genome shotgun sequence DNA encodes these proteins:
- the KIF5A gene encoding kinesin heavy chain isoform X1 — protein MADPSTECSIKVLCRFRPLNQAEILRGDKFIPLFQGDDSVILGGKPYVFDRVFPPNTTQEQVYHACAMQIVKDVLAGYNGTIFAYGQTSSGKTHTMEGKLHDPQLMGIIPRIARDIFNHIYAMDENLEFHIKVSYFEIYLDKIRDLLDVTKTNLSVHEDKNRVPYVKGCTERFVSSPEEILDVIDEGKSNRHVAVTNMNEHSSRSHSIFLINIKQENMETEQKLSGKLYLVDLAGSEKVSKTGAEGAVLDEAKNINKSLSALGNVISALAEGTKSYVPYRDSKMTRILQDSLGGNCRTTMFICCSPSSYNDAETKSTLMFGQRAKTIKNTASVNLELTAEQWKKKYEKEKEKNKTLKETIGKLEAELSRWRNGENVPETEQLSEEEKPAPDTCDETPVNDNASSIVIRISEEERHKYEEEIRKLYKQLDDKDDEINQQSQLMEKLSQQMLEQEELLVSTRGDNEKVQRELGRLQAENDSAKEEVREVLQALEELALNYDQKAQEAEEKGQQNQLLVDELSQKVSTLLALETELQRLQEFGARQRKRVAEVLNGLMKDLSEFSVIVGNGEIKLPVEISGAIEEEFTVARLYISKIKAEVRGVVKRCRQLEALQVECQRKMAVTGRELAACQLLISQHEAKIRSLSEYMHSVELKKRHLEESYDSLSEELAKLQAQETVHEAARKDQEQDLIQDADEVKRALELQLEGHREAHHKQLARLRDEINEKQKVIDELKDLNQKLQLELEQLRADYEKLKNEEQEKTIKLQELTFLYERHEQSKQDLKGLEETVARELQTLHNLRKLFVQDVTTRVKKSAEMEPEDSGGAHSQKQKISFLENNLEQLTKVHKQLDLWVSKLVRDNADLRCELPKLEKRLRATAERVKALEGALREAKEGAMKDKRRYQQEVDRIKEAVRYKNSTKRAHSAQIAKPVRPGHYPASPTNPYGARNSDCVSYTNSLFQNYQAAYGQGSAPDAYFANSSSSSGTGSSSGPLAPYQKLSVDNGNATDINDNRSELPCSCQADEQAKLFPLHQETAAS, from the exons ATGGCCGACCCCAGCACCGAATGCAGCATCAAGGTGCTGTGCCGATTCCGGCCCCTGAACCAGGCGGAGATTCTGCGGGGGGACAAATTCATCCCCCTCTTCCAAGGGGACGACAGCGTCATCCTCGGG GGCAAGCCCTACGTCTTCGACCGCGTCTTCCCCCCCAACACCACCCAGGAGCAGGTGTACCATGCCTGCGCCATGCAGATCGTCAAGG ATGTGCTGGCCGGGTACAATGGCACCATCTTCGCCTACGGGCAGACGTCGTCTGGGAAGACCCACACCATGGAG GGGAAGCTGCACGACCCCCAGCTGATGGGCATCATCCCGCGCATCGCCCGCGACATCTTCAACCACATCTACGCCATGGATGAGAACCTGGAGTTCCACATCAAG GTTTCTTACTTTGAAATTTACCTGGACAAAATCCGGGACCTGCTGGATG TGACCAAGACCAACCTGTCAGTGCATGAGGACAAGAACCGGGTTCCCTACGTCAAG GGCTGCACCGAGCGCTTTGTCTCCAGCCCGGAGGAGATCCTGGACGTGATCGACGAGGGCAAATCCAACCGCCACGTGGCTGTCACCA ACATGAACGAGCACAGCTCCCGGAGCCACAGCATCTTCCTCATCAACATCAAGCAGGAGAACATGGAGACGGAGCAGAAGCTCAGTGGAAAACTCTACCTGGTGGACCTGGCTGGCAGCGAGAAG GTCAGCAAGACGGGGGCCGAAGGGGCCGTGCTGGACGAGGCCAAGAACATCAACAAGTCGCTGTCTGCCCTGGGCAACGTCATCTCGGCCCTGGCTGAGGGGACG AAGAGCTACGTGCCCTATCGGGACAGCAAGATGACGCGGATCCTGCAGGACTCGCTGGGCGGGAACTGCCGCACCACCATGTTCATCTGCTGCTCGCCCTCCAGCTACAACGACGCCGAGACCAAGTCCACCCTCATGTTCGGCCAACG gGCCAAGACCATCAAGAACACGGCGTCGGTGAACCTGGAGCTGACGGCCGAGCAGTGGAAGAAGAAGTatgagaaggagaaggagaagaacAAGACGCTGAAGGAGACGATCGGGaagctggaggctgagctgagCCGCTGGAGGAACG GGGAGAACGTGCCGGAGACGGAGCAGCTGAGCGAGGAGGAGAAGCCGGCGCCCGACACCTGTGACGAGACGCCCGTCAACGACAACGCCTCGTCCATCGTCATCCGCATCTCCGAGGAGGAACGGCACAAGTACGAGGAGGAGATCCGCAAACTGTACAAACAGCTGGACGACAAG GACGACGAGATCAACCAGCAGAGCCAGCTGATGGAGAAGCTCTCGCAGCAGATGCtggagcaggaggag ctgctggTGTCGACGCGTGGGGACAACGAGAAGGTGCAGCGGGAGCTGGGCCGGCTGCAGGCGGAGAACGACTCGGCCAAGGAGGAGGTGCGCGAGGTGCTGCAGGCGCTGGAGGAGCTGGCGCTCAACTACGACCAGAAGGCGCAGGAGgcggaggagaaggggcagcagaaCCAGCTGCTGGTGGACGAGCTCTCCCAGAAAGTG agcaccctGCTGGCCCTAGAGACGGAGCTGCAGCGGCTGCAGGAGTTCGGCGCCCGCCAGCGCAAGCGCGTGGCCGAGGTGCTCAACGGGCTCATGAAGGACCTGAGCGAATTCAGCGTCATCGTGGGCAACGGGGAGATCAAGCTG ccggtgGAGATCAGCGGGGCCATCGAGGAGGAGTTCACGGTCGCCCGGCTCTACATCAGCAAGATCAAGGCGGAGGTGAGGGGGGTGGTGAAGCGCTGCCGCCAGCTGGAGGCGCTGCAGGTCGAGTGCCAGCGGAAGATGGCCGTGACGGGCCGGGAGCTGGCCGCCTGCCAGCTGCTCATCTCCCAG cacgAGGCCAAGATCCGGTCGCTGAGCGAGTACATGCACAGCGTGGAGCTGAAGAAGCGGCACCTGGAGGAGTCGTACGACTCGCTGAGCGAGGAGCTGGCCAAGCTGCAGGCCCAAG AGACCGTGCACGAGGCAGCCCGGAAGGACCAGGAGCAGGATCTGATCCAGGACGCCGACGAGGTCAAG agggccctggagctgcagctggaggggcACCGGGAAGCCCACCACAAGCAGCTGGCCCGGCTGCGTGACGAGATCAACGAGAAGCAGAAGGTCATCGACGAGCTGAAGGA CCTGAACCAGAAGctgcagctggagctggagcagctccGGGCCGACTACGAGAAACTCAAGAACGAGGAGCAGGAGAAAACCATCAAACTGCAGGAGCTGAc atTTCTGTACGAGCGCCACGAGCAGTCGAAGCAGGATCTCAAGGGGCTGGAAGAGACTGTC gcccGGGAACTCCAGACCCTCCACAACCTGCGCAAGCTTTTCGTTCAAGACGTCACGACTCGAGTCAAGAAA aGCGCAGAGATGGAACCCGAGGACAGTGGGGGGGCCCATTCTCAGAAGCAGAAGATTTCCTTTCTTGAGAACAACCTGGAGCAGCTTACAAAGGTTCACAAACAG CTGGATCTCTGGGTCTCCAAG CTGGTTCGTGACAATGCAGATCTGCGCTGTGAGCTTCCTAAGCTGGAGAAGCGGCTTCGGGCTACGGCTGAGAGAGTTAAGGCCCTGGAGGGTGCACTGAGGGAGGCCAAGGAGGGGGCCATGAAGGACAAGCGGCGCTACCAGCAGGAGGTCGACCGCATCAAGGAGGCCGTGCGCTACAAGAACTCCACCAAGCGCGCCCACTCGGCGCAAATCG CCAAGCCGGTGCGGCCGGGGCACTACCCGGCCTCGCCCACCAACCCCTACGGCGCCCGCAACTCCGACTGCGTCAGCTACACCAACAGCCTCTTCCAGAACTACCAGGCGGCCTACGGGCAGGGCTCCGCCCCAGACGCCTA TTTTGCCAACTCCTCGTCCAGCAGCGGCACGGGCTCCTCCAGCGGCCCCCTGGCCCCCTACCAGAAGCTGAGTGTGGATAATG GGAACGCCACAGACATCAACGATAACAG AAGTGAGCTGCCCTGCAGCTGCCAGGCTGACGAACAAGCTAAGCTGTTCCCCCTTCACCAGGAGACAGCAGCCAGCTAA
- the KIF5A gene encoding kinesin heavy chain isoform X2 produces the protein MADPSTECSIKVLCRFRPLNQAEILRGDKFIPLFQGDDSVILGGKPYVFDRVFPPNTTQEQVYHACAMQIVKDVLAGYNGTIFAYGQTSSGKTHTMEGKLHDPQLMGIIPRIARDIFNHIYAMDENLEFHIKVSYFEIYLDKIRDLLDVTKTNLSVHEDKNRVPYVKGCTERFVSSPEEILDVIDEGKSNRHVAVTNMNEHSSRSHSIFLINIKQENMETEQKLSGKLYLVDLAGSEKVSKTGAEGAVLDEAKNINKSLSALGNVISALAEGTKSYVPYRDSKMTRILQDSLGGNCRTTMFICCSPSSYNDAETKSTLMFGQRAKTIKNTASVNLELTAEQWKKKYEKEKEKNKTLKETIGKLEAELSRWRNGENVPETEQLSEEEKPAPDTCDETPVNDNASSIVIRISEEERHKYEEEIRKLYKQLDDKDDEINQQSQLMEKLSQQMLEQEELLVSTRGDNEKVQRELGRLQAENDSAKEEVREVLQALEELALNYDQKAQEAEEKGQQNQLLVDELSQKVSTLLALETELQRLQEFGARQRKRVAEVLNGLMKDLSEFSVIVGNGEIKLPVEISGAIEEEFTVARLYISKIKAEVRGVVKRCRQLEALQVECQRKMAVTGRELAACQLLISQHEAKIRSLSEYMHSVELKKRHLEESYDSLSEELAKLQAQETVHEAARKDQEQDLIQDADEVKRALELQLEGHREAHHKQLARLRDEINEKQKVIDELKDLNQKLQLELEQLRADYEKLKNEEQEKTIKLQELTFLYERHEQSKQDLKGLEETVARELQTLHNLRKLFVQDVTTRVKKSAEMEPEDSGGAHSQKQKISFLENNLEQLTKVHKQLVRDNADLRCELPKLEKRLRATAERVKALEGALREAKEGAMKDKRRYQQEVDRIKEAVRYKNSTKRAHSAQIAKPVRPGHYPASPTNPYGARNSDCVSYTNSLFQNYQAAYGQGSAPDAYFANSSSSSGTGSSSGPLAPYQKLSVDNGNATDINDNRSELPCSCQADEQAKLFPLHQETAAS, from the exons ATGGCCGACCCCAGCACCGAATGCAGCATCAAGGTGCTGTGCCGATTCCGGCCCCTGAACCAGGCGGAGATTCTGCGGGGGGACAAATTCATCCCCCTCTTCCAAGGGGACGACAGCGTCATCCTCGGG GGCAAGCCCTACGTCTTCGACCGCGTCTTCCCCCCCAACACCACCCAGGAGCAGGTGTACCATGCCTGCGCCATGCAGATCGTCAAGG ATGTGCTGGCCGGGTACAATGGCACCATCTTCGCCTACGGGCAGACGTCGTCTGGGAAGACCCACACCATGGAG GGGAAGCTGCACGACCCCCAGCTGATGGGCATCATCCCGCGCATCGCCCGCGACATCTTCAACCACATCTACGCCATGGATGAGAACCTGGAGTTCCACATCAAG GTTTCTTACTTTGAAATTTACCTGGACAAAATCCGGGACCTGCTGGATG TGACCAAGACCAACCTGTCAGTGCATGAGGACAAGAACCGGGTTCCCTACGTCAAG GGCTGCACCGAGCGCTTTGTCTCCAGCCCGGAGGAGATCCTGGACGTGATCGACGAGGGCAAATCCAACCGCCACGTGGCTGTCACCA ACATGAACGAGCACAGCTCCCGGAGCCACAGCATCTTCCTCATCAACATCAAGCAGGAGAACATGGAGACGGAGCAGAAGCTCAGTGGAAAACTCTACCTGGTGGACCTGGCTGGCAGCGAGAAG GTCAGCAAGACGGGGGCCGAAGGGGCCGTGCTGGACGAGGCCAAGAACATCAACAAGTCGCTGTCTGCCCTGGGCAACGTCATCTCGGCCCTGGCTGAGGGGACG AAGAGCTACGTGCCCTATCGGGACAGCAAGATGACGCGGATCCTGCAGGACTCGCTGGGCGGGAACTGCCGCACCACCATGTTCATCTGCTGCTCGCCCTCCAGCTACAACGACGCCGAGACCAAGTCCACCCTCATGTTCGGCCAACG gGCCAAGACCATCAAGAACACGGCGTCGGTGAACCTGGAGCTGACGGCCGAGCAGTGGAAGAAGAAGTatgagaaggagaaggagaagaacAAGACGCTGAAGGAGACGATCGGGaagctggaggctgagctgagCCGCTGGAGGAACG GGGAGAACGTGCCGGAGACGGAGCAGCTGAGCGAGGAGGAGAAGCCGGCGCCCGACACCTGTGACGAGACGCCCGTCAACGACAACGCCTCGTCCATCGTCATCCGCATCTCCGAGGAGGAACGGCACAAGTACGAGGAGGAGATCCGCAAACTGTACAAACAGCTGGACGACAAG GACGACGAGATCAACCAGCAGAGCCAGCTGATGGAGAAGCTCTCGCAGCAGATGCtggagcaggaggag ctgctggTGTCGACGCGTGGGGACAACGAGAAGGTGCAGCGGGAGCTGGGCCGGCTGCAGGCGGAGAACGACTCGGCCAAGGAGGAGGTGCGCGAGGTGCTGCAGGCGCTGGAGGAGCTGGCGCTCAACTACGACCAGAAGGCGCAGGAGgcggaggagaaggggcagcagaaCCAGCTGCTGGTGGACGAGCTCTCCCAGAAAGTG agcaccctGCTGGCCCTAGAGACGGAGCTGCAGCGGCTGCAGGAGTTCGGCGCCCGCCAGCGCAAGCGCGTGGCCGAGGTGCTCAACGGGCTCATGAAGGACCTGAGCGAATTCAGCGTCATCGTGGGCAACGGGGAGATCAAGCTG ccggtgGAGATCAGCGGGGCCATCGAGGAGGAGTTCACGGTCGCCCGGCTCTACATCAGCAAGATCAAGGCGGAGGTGAGGGGGGTGGTGAAGCGCTGCCGCCAGCTGGAGGCGCTGCAGGTCGAGTGCCAGCGGAAGATGGCCGTGACGGGCCGGGAGCTGGCCGCCTGCCAGCTGCTCATCTCCCAG cacgAGGCCAAGATCCGGTCGCTGAGCGAGTACATGCACAGCGTGGAGCTGAAGAAGCGGCACCTGGAGGAGTCGTACGACTCGCTGAGCGAGGAGCTGGCCAAGCTGCAGGCCCAAG AGACCGTGCACGAGGCAGCCCGGAAGGACCAGGAGCAGGATCTGATCCAGGACGCCGACGAGGTCAAG agggccctggagctgcagctggaggggcACCGGGAAGCCCACCACAAGCAGCTGGCCCGGCTGCGTGACGAGATCAACGAGAAGCAGAAGGTCATCGACGAGCTGAAGGA CCTGAACCAGAAGctgcagctggagctggagcagctccGGGCCGACTACGAGAAACTCAAGAACGAGGAGCAGGAGAAAACCATCAAACTGCAGGAGCTGAc atTTCTGTACGAGCGCCACGAGCAGTCGAAGCAGGATCTCAAGGGGCTGGAAGAGACTGTC gcccGGGAACTCCAGACCCTCCACAACCTGCGCAAGCTTTTCGTTCAAGACGTCACGACTCGAGTCAAGAAA aGCGCAGAGATGGAACCCGAGGACAGTGGGGGGGCCCATTCTCAGAAGCAGAAGATTTCCTTTCTTGAGAACAACCTGGAGCAGCTTACAAAGGTTCACAAACAG CTGGTTCGTGACAATGCAGATCTGCGCTGTGAGCTTCCTAAGCTGGAGAAGCGGCTTCGGGCTACGGCTGAGAGAGTTAAGGCCCTGGAGGGTGCACTGAGGGAGGCCAAGGAGGGGGCCATGAAGGACAAGCGGCGCTACCAGCAGGAGGTCGACCGCATCAAGGAGGCCGTGCGCTACAAGAACTCCACCAAGCGCGCCCACTCGGCGCAAATCG CCAAGCCGGTGCGGCCGGGGCACTACCCGGCCTCGCCCACCAACCCCTACGGCGCCCGCAACTCCGACTGCGTCAGCTACACCAACAGCCTCTTCCAGAACTACCAGGCGGCCTACGGGCAGGGCTCCGCCCCAGACGCCTA TTTTGCCAACTCCTCGTCCAGCAGCGGCACGGGCTCCTCCAGCGGCCCCCTGGCCCCCTACCAGAAGCTGAGTGTGGATAATG GGAACGCCACAGACATCAACGATAACAG AAGTGAGCTGCCCTGCAGCTGCCAGGCTGACGAACAAGCTAAGCTGTTCCCCCTTCACCAGGAGACAGCAGCCAGCTAA